Proteins encoded within one genomic window of Hevea brasiliensis isolate MT/VB/25A 57/8 chromosome 8, ASM3005281v1, whole genome shotgun sequence:
- the LOC110667035 gene encoding thioredoxin domain-containing protein 9 homolog has protein sequence MKKMAEKRNHWISLSHGKYSEIPSEKDFFFIVKASDHVVCHFYSKNWAYKIILIDKHLSILAKRHIETRFVKIHADKSPFLAERLKIIILPMFALIKNAKVDDYVVGFDELGGTDEFSTEDLEKRFAKAHVIFFEGESSLNPSRSSTQTRRSVRQSESHDSLDSD, from the exons ATGAAGAAAATGGCGGAGAAGCGCAATCACTGGATCTCCCTTAGCCATGGCAAGTACTCTGAGATCCCCTCTGAGAAAGACTTCTTCTTCATTGTTAAAGCCAGTGACCATGTTGTTTGTCATTTCTATAGCAAGAATTGGGCCTATAAGATAATT CTGATAGACAAGCACTTGAGTATACTGGCAAAGCGACACATAGAAACACGTTTTGTGAAAATTCATGCTGATAAAAGTCCATTTTTGGCTGAGAGACTCAAGATTATTATTCTTCCAATGTTTGCCCTTATAAAGAATGCTAAAGTGGATGATTATGTG GTGGGGTTTGATGAACTTGGTGGAACAGATGAGTTTAGCACAGAGGATTTAGAGAAGAGGTTTGCTAAAGCTCATGTCATCTTTTTTGAGGGTGAATCATCTCTAAATCCATCGAGATCTAGCACACAAACCAGGAGGAGTGTTAGGCAAAGTGAAAGCCATGACTCATTAGATTCAGACTGA
- the LOC110667016 gene encoding pumilio homolog 12-like produces the protein MERIHRDRLWSLMADNSVLHHNTWDDHLPQNPISSQNFVYQNLVYQNPDPPLQTHSYQMNIGSLESGLQLNPSFAEPLQNFQSLESALSRMNISAPPPHQSHFLENNYLTNRGFAHLSYPQQQPLNRMRSISAGLGLRRANSTWVHDRPYQNMASLNQSFSNFSINNSRSNLERRSPCYDSLNYRYSASPYANHRGIRLDSDSQFSRGRSVYGLESSNSNILLSSLYYRQLAQSGRRANYTSLEQVKGRVALISRDQEGCRFLQRKIDERKPEQTEMIFLELKDHLCDLVVDQFANYVVQKLFGACNEEQMSQLLLCLIKNEQKLLDICIHPHGTRAMQKMIEHMRTPEQRSLLISAMKCIALSLCKNHNGHHVIQQCFKYFMVDDTKHLLDEILKSCLDIAMDKSGCCVLQKSVTEAQGELRERLVAEITANALVLSENPFGNYVVQYVLEMKIPHAEANILENLKGNYVTLSMNKYGSNVVERCLRGCNEKNASEIIEELMYSSEFLDVLQDPFGNYVVQSALLVSKGDLHHTLVELINIYSPHLHSHLHGKKVLARTQRKTPRRYRARMRI, from the exons ATGGAGAGGATCCACCGTGATCGTCTATGGTCGTTGATGGCCGACAACTCGGTCCTCCACCACAACACATGGGACGACCACCTCCCTCAAAACCCTATCTCCTCACAAAACTTTGTTTATCAAAACCTTGTTTATCAAAACCCAGACCCACCTTTGCAAACCCACTCTTATCAGATGAATATCGGTTCTTTAGAATCTGGGTTGCAACTAAACCCTAGTTTCGCCGAGCCCTTGCAGAACTTCCAAAGTCTGGAAAGTGCCTTGAGTCGAATGAACATATCGGCTCCACCACCACACCAGTCTCACTTTCTAGAGAACAATTATCTGACGAATAGGGGATTCGCCCATCTATCGTATCCTCAACAACAGCCCCTTAATAGGATGAGAAGCATCTCTGCTGGTCTTGGTCTGCGTCGGGCGAATTCAACTTGGGTTCACGATCGCCCATATCAGAATATGGCCTCTTTGAATCAATCCTTCTCCAACTTTAGCATCAACAACAGCAGAAGCAATTTGGAGCGGCGCAGCCCTTGTTATGATAGTTTAAATTATCGGTATTCAGCAAGTCCCTATGCAAATCATCGTGGGATCAGACTTGATTCTGATTCTCAATTTAGTAGGGGTCGATCCGTTTATGGGTTAGAATCATCAAATTCAAATATATTACTTTCTTCGTTGTATTATCGCCAACTTGCCCAATCAGGAAGGCGTGCAAATTACACCTCGTTGGAACAAGTTAAAGGAAGGGTGGCTTTGATTTCAAGGGATCAAGAAGGGTGTCGTTTCTTGCAGAGGAAAATCGATGAACGAAAACCTGAGCAAACTGAGATGATTTTCTTGGAACTGAAAGATCATTTGTGTGATCTAgttgttgatcagtttgccaattaTGTCGTTCAGAAGCTTTTTGGAGCATGCAATGAAGAACAGATGAGCCAACTTCTGCTGTGTTTGATAAAAAATGAGCAGAAATTGCTAGATATATGCATCCATCCACATGG AACTCGTGCAATGCAAAAAATGATAGAGCATATGAGAACCCCAGAGCAAAGATCCTTGCTTATCTCTGCTATGAAGTGTATTGCTCTCTCCTTGTGCAAGAACCATAATGGCCATCATGTAATTCAACAATGCTTTAAATACTTCATGGTTGATGATACTAAG CATCTTTTGGATGAAATATTGAAAAGTTGTCTCGATATTGCAATGGATAAGAGTGGATGTTGTGTACTGCAAAAATCTGTGACTGAAGCTCAGGGGGAACTTAGAGAGCGACTTGTGGCTGAAATAACAGCTAATGCATTAGTCTTATCAGAAAATCCTTTTGG GAATTATGTTGTGCAATATGTACTTGAAATGAAAATACCACATGCTGAAGCTAATATACTGGAGAATCTCAAAGGCAATTATGTGACCCTTTCTATGAACAAGTATGGAAGCAATGTGGTGGAGAGATGTTTGAGAGGGTGCAATGAGAAGAATGCTTCGGAAATCATTGAGGAGCTTATGTATAGTTCTGAATTCTTGGATGTTCTTCAGGACCCTTTTGGCAACTATGTTGTTCAGTCTGCATTGCTGGTATCAAAG GGAGATCTCCACCATACTCTTGTCGAATTGATTAACATTTATTCTCCACATCTACACAGCCATCTTCATGGGAAGAAGGTGCTTGCTCGAACTCAGAGGAAAACTCCCAGGCGTTACCGTGCGCGAATGCGCATTTAG
- the LOC110667017 gene encoding F-box/LRR-repeat protein At1g55660-like, with product MVLTSESTQCTPWKWKQISFTIPVQKKRSSLCKLKHVVGKSDFQPVSGISDRKNDRKIKKLPLEKDCLSVKDCISELPDDILIAILSHLKLREAVRTSVLSKRWRYLWTFSQGILEFDASDVRSLLDSVYYFLTSHRAPTIEELSIRFPGWGNVYYHYSPCKIHVWINVAIEKRVKKLVLDFINPHLYPSGQFDSLGSVSFTSLVSLHLIRARVSSQLINFFLSNSPLLEVLCVEWTRREPGHLKVCASSLTLKHLDLRHNEIGFLEISAPNLESFRFRTHGEKTSLVFKDVPRLSHASFGGCYGDSLIAQNLLRHSSLFAQLKSLELLLPAKPTLPEYFPHFPTLENLKHMQLSLSKQTDEGFRIFFCLMGASPSLHRSSLKLGSCSVQKLTYTKSLEFTSRPKHQCLKVVEIVGFREDDNHDELVMHLAEYAALLEKIIIDPYQCSEVSRNRARNLQSKLPPSVKLEIF from the coding sequence ATGGTTCTTACCTCTGAATCTACGCAGTGCACCCCATGGAAGTGGAAACAGATTTCATTCACAATCCCAGTTCAGAAGAAGCGATCATCGCTATGTAAGCTTAAGCACGTCGTAGGGAAATCTGATTTTCAGCCAGTTTCTGGGATTTCTGACAGGAAAAACGATCGCAAGATCAAGAAGCTGCCTCTAGAGAAGGATTGCCTTAGTGTAAAGGATTGTATTAGTGAGTTACCAGATGATATCCTTATCGCCATACTATCTCATTTGAAGCTAAGAGAAGCAGTAAGAACCAGCGTCCTCTCCAAGAGATGGAGATACCTGTGGACTTTCAGTCAGGGTATTCTTGAATTTGATGCTTCAGATGTTAGGTCACTTCTGGATTCAGTGTATTATTTCTTGACATCACATCGAGCTCCAACTATAGAAGAACTCAGCATTCGTTTCCCAGGATGGGGCAATGTCTATTATCATTATTCTCCATGCAAAATCCATGTTTGGATAAATGTTGCCATTGAAAAAAGAGTTAAAAAGCTTGTGTTAGATTTCATAAACCCCCACTTATATCCTTCAGGGCAATTTGACTCACTTGGCTCTGTCAGCTTCACCTCTCTCGTGTCTCTCCACTTGATCCGCGCACGAGTATCTTCCCAGTTGATTAACTTCTTCTTATCGAATTCTCCACTTCTTGAGGTGTTGTGCGTCGAATGGACACGCCGCGAGCCGGGGCATCTTAAGGTTTGTGCTTCATCACTGACGCTAAAACACCTTGATTTAAGGCATAATGAAATCGGATTTCTTGAAATATCTGCACCAAATCTTGAATCGTTCCGGTTTCGTACCCATGGGGAAAAGACATCATTGGTTTTTAAAGATGTTCCTCGCCTTAGCCACGCATCTTTTGGCGGATGTTACGGTGATTCACTTATAGCACAAAATCTGCTTCGTCATTCAAGTTTGTTTGCTCAGCTGAAGTCACTTGAATTGCTCCTCCCAGCCAAACCAACTTTGCCTGAGTATTTCCCACATTTCCCTACTCTGGAAAATCTCAAGCATATGCAGCTCTCATTGTCTAAACAAACCGATGAAGGCTTTCGCATCTTCTTCTGCTTGATGGGGGCTTCCCCTTCGTTGCATAGATCATCACTGAAGTTGGGATCGTGTAGTGTTCAGAAGCTGACGTATACGAAGAGTCTGGAATTCACTAGTCGCCCAAAACATCAATGCCTTAAAGTGGTGGAAATAGTCGGGTTTAGAGAGGATGATAATCATGACGAACTTGTCATGCACTTGGCTGAGTATGCTGCCTTGCTGGAGAAGATCATTATTGATCCCTATCAGTGCTCAGAGGTTTCAAGAAATCGTGCTCGGAATCTGCAATCCAAGCTACCCCCATCAGTGAAATTGGAGATATTTTAA